The Gemmatimonadota bacterium nucleotide sequence CTCATCGCCGAAGTGGCCGAGGCGGGCGCCGTGGCCTTCAAGACCTTCCTGACCGCGCCGCCGACCCATCGCGAGGGCGAGTTCTTCGGCCTCTGGTGCCTGGACTACTCGCTGTTGCGGGACGTCATGGCCGCCACGGCCGCCACGGGCCTGCGCCACAGCTTCCACTGCGAGAACTGGCCCATGATCGAGACGCTCATCGCGTGGTTGTCCGCCCAGGGCCGAAACGACGGCCTGGCCCACGCGGAAAGCCGGCCCTCCATCGTCGAAGACACCTCGGTCGCCATGATGATGAGCCTGGCCGCCGAGGCGGGCGGTCCCGTGGAGGTCGTGCACCTTTCGAGCCCTCGGGCCGCGCAGATGGTGAAGGAGGCCAAGGCGCGGGGTCTCGACGTCATCGCCGAGACCTGTCCCCAGTACCTCTTCCTGACCGACCAGGTCCTTGCCGCGCACCGCGGCTTCGCCAAGTGCAACCCGGCCCTGCGGCCGGCCGAAGAGGTCGAAGCGCTCTGGTCCTACCTGCACGACGGCACCCTGGAGTTCGTCGGCAGCGACCATTCCCCTTTCCGGCCGGAAGAGAAGGAAGGGGAGGACATCTTCGCCATTCCGCCCGGCCTGCCCGGCCTGGAGTCTATGGCGCCCCTGATGCTGACTGCGGTTAACGACGGCCGGCTGTCGATCACCGACCTGGTTCGGCTGATGTCGACCCGCCAGGCCGAGATCTTCCGGCTTCCCGGCAAGGGACGCATCGCCATTGGAAACGATGCCGATCTCACCTTCGTGGACCTGGACGCGCGGTGGACCTTCGACCGGAACCAGTGCTTCACCAAGGCGAGGGACGTCATGCGCATCGTGCACGGTATGCCCATGAAGGGCCGCGTCCGACGTACCATGGTGCGCGGGGAGACGGTGTACGAGGACGGCAGGATCACGGGCCGGCCCGGCTACGGCCGGTGGCTTAAGCCCAACTGACCGAGGAAACCCGGCCGATCGAAAGGATAAAGTATGGCAGTTCCAGATCCCAGGGGCGTGTATACCATTGCGCCAACGCCCTTCGAAGAAGACGGCAGCCTGGATACGGGCAGCCTCTCGACGCTGACCAATTTCCTTATCGACCTGGGGATCGACGGGATTACCGTCCTGGGCGTAATGGGCGAAACCAGCAAACTGGTCGAAGCCGAACGGGACCGGGTCATCGCCGGCGTGGTCGAAGCCGCCGCGGGTCGTATACCGGTCTGCGCCGGAACCAGCCACACGGGGACGGACGGATGCGTCGCGCTCAGCCGGCGTGCCGAGGAGCTGGGCGCCTCCTCGCTCATGGTGGCGCCGTCGAAACTGGCCAAGGGCACGGACGAGGCCCTGCTCGCCCACTACCTCAAGGTGGCCGACGCCGTATCCATACCCCTCGTGATCCAGGACCATCCCACCAGCAGCGGTGTCCAGATGAGCATCGACTTTATCGCGACGGTGGCCGACCGGTCTCCGCAATGCCGCTTTCTCAAGTTGGAAGAAGAACCGTCGCCGCGCAAGGCCAGCCAGGTGCTCGCGGCCAATCCCGACGTGGAGATCTTCGGCGGCCTGGGTGGCGTCATGCTCCTGGAGGAACTCCGCCACGGGTGCATGGGCACCATGACCGGCTTCGCCTATCCCGATATCCTGAAGGACATCCACACGAAGTACATGTCCGGCGACCTCGACGGCGCCACCGAGACCTTCTACAGGTACTGTCCCCTGATCCGCTTCGAGGGCCAGCCCGGCATCGGGCTGTCCATCCGCAAGAACGTCTACCAGCGTCGCGGCGCTATCAAGACTGCACGGGCACGCCAGCCCTACGTCCCCCTGGACGACGGGACCCTGGCGGACCTGAACGATCTGCTGACGAGACTCGGATTGGAGTGATCGAAGAGGCTACCGCTCAATCCCGCCAGTCGAGCAGGACTCCCAGCGCTTCGCCCGGTTTCTGATAGAGCAGCGCGAAGGCGTCTGCCGCCTGGCGCCAGTGGAAACGGTGCGTGGTCATTCGATCGGTCCGGATCGCGCCCGACGCGAGGAGTTCCATGGCGCGGCGGGACTGGCGGGCACCCGCACGCGTCCGGAAGTACCCGCCCAGCAGTTTGCGACCCTGGATCTTGTTCGAAGGCAGCGAAAGCGGCTGGTCTTCGTACAGCCCGATCAGGTGCATCAACCCGCCTAAGGCCAGCATGTCGAGTCCCTGCCCGAAGGCGACCGGACCCGCCGGACCGCCCACTGCATAGACCACGATATCGGCGCCGAGGCCGTTGGTCAGGCGCTTCACGGCCCTGACGGGATCCTCCTCGCGGGCGTTGATCACCGTGTCGGCGCCGCATTCCGCCGCCATGGCACACCGGTTGGCCAGTGCGTCCACGGCCACCGTCCTGCCCACGCCATTGGCCTTGATGACCTGAAGGATCAGGTTGCCCACGAGGCCCTGGCCGAGCACGACCACGGTGTCCTGGGGCTGGATATCCTCCACTTCCACCCAGGTGACCGCACCCGCCGTCAACGGGTAGTACGGGGCGCGGTCGAAGGAAAGGTCCGCCGGCATGGGCATGACGACGGTCTGGTCCCACGGAAAGACGAGCCGGGCCGGCCGGACCACGTACTGGGCGTGGGGCGCCAGGGCGACGACGCGGTCGCCGGTTTCCAGGTGTTCGACCCCTTCTCCGAGCGCATCCACCGTCCCCGCCATGGAATAGCCCATGATGTCCGGGCTCACGGCGTGTTCCCGCGTGTACCGGCCGCCGAGTTCGGAACCCCGGCTGATGAGGCTGCACGCCGCCTTGATCCGTATCTCTCCGGGACCGGGGTCGGGAATCGGCACCTCCTCGATCTCGATCCGGTGAAGTCCTTCGGGCTTGATGACGCGCTTCATGGTTGGGGGTTTCTTTTTCGACATACCCATATATCAATCCAATGTGAACTTCGCCAGGGTCCTTTGAACGTCGGTTACGTCAATCCCCTTCTTGAACTCTTTCTTGACTGGCAATTCGTTACCTGAAATCCATACCTTCATCTCGGAGTCGAGATCGACCCGCCCCGCAGTCTCGAACGAAAAATGGGTGATCGACTTATACGGGATGGAGTGGTACTCCGTCTTTCGGCCGGATATCCCCTGTTTATCCACCAGGATCAGCCGCCGGTCCGTGAAAGCGAACAGGTCTCTGACCAGCTTGAAGACCCTGACCAGTTTCTCTTCCTCGATCAGTATCTGCGAGAACTCCTTTTCCATCTCTTCAACTTCAACCTCCGAAGCGTTGCCCATGACGGCGTTCAGAATCGACACAATGCCTCCCTGTGGTTTCTCCCTGTGGTTTCTCCTGATATGCGCTACCCGGGTTCTTATTGAACAGTCCTGATTCTTCCTGAACAGTAATGCCGATTGAACGGCAGCCCGTCAAGACCGGTCTTCCTCGTCCAGCAGCGCCGCGGCCTTTCGCAGGACGTCATCCATGGCCTCGGCGGGCAATGTGCAGATCCGCACCACCGTGCCGGACCGCCAGTCCACGCTTTCCAGTTGGTCGGCCAGGATGATCCCGGTTGCCGCAAGCCCCCCGGGGATCGAAACTTCAAACGGATACCCCTTCTCCTCGTCGGTAATCGGACAGAAGAGGGCCAGGCCGGACCTGCGGTTATAGGCCTCGGGCGAAACCGTGACGGCGGGCCGCCCGGAAGGCAGGTAGGTGCCCTTCCCCGACCGGGAATAGATCCACACGATTTCACCCCGAACCGGTACGTAGCTTGGTGTAGCCATTGTTCGTCTCCTTTTGTCTCGCCTTCAGCGGTGGCTGCCGATGCTTATTCTGCCGTGCAGGTTGCGTTTCGAGATGCCCGGAAGCAGGTCGGGAAGTTTGAACCGGGTTCGTTCCAGCGGCACCAGGGTCAATTCCTTGCCCCGGAGCATGAGTACCACCGGTGAATCGTCCCGGACACCCATCTGGACGGCGACCGGTTTCGGTATGCGCAGCGCCAGGCTGTTGCCCCATTTCTTAATGCGGGATTTCATGCGAGCCTCCTGTAAGAATGATGTAGATGCCTCGTCTAGACACACTGCCAATGGGTGTATCTACCATGGTTCGTTAATTGATTAGTCGAGGTAGTTGCCGGAGTCTCGACTGAATAGGTAACACGATCAATTTCATCGAAGGCAGTTTGCTAGGAATAGACTACAGGAGGAGTGGCGGTGCTCAAATACGACTCAGTCAGATATCCTGCATTGATCGATGGCCAAAAAGGTGCCTATGGCGTGGCCTTCCCCGATCTTCCAGGCATCGTTGCCGTGGGAGACACCATAGACGAGGCCCTGATGAACGCGGAAGAAGCACTCAGGGATTATGCGATTGAAACGGAAATGGACGGCGAGGCGATCGTGCAGCCATGCGAACTGGACGAAGTCGTGGTTGAACCGGGCCAGATACTGACGGCCGTTCCACTGATCCGTCAATCCGGACGAAGCGTACGCATACATATGGCCATCAACGAGGGCGTGGCCGTTTTCATAGACAGCGAGGCGAATCGGCGAGGAATGACGCGTACGGCTTACGTGGAGTGGATGGCGCGGTGTATCGCCAAGATGGGTGGTTAAGGCGAGTTACTTTATCGTCTTCCGCAGCGTATACCGTCCCGGTTCGGGAACATATCCCAGCTTGCGGTTGAGCGCCAGCATGGGACTGTTCGTCGAGTCGTTGTGCGTACTGATCGACCGTGCGCACTGGCTTCGGGCATAGCGTATCGCGGCGAGTTTCAGCGCGAGGGCGATGTTTCGCCTGCGGTACGACCGGATCACCCCGGTGTGCACGTTGAAAGCCTGGCCCACCTCCGGGTAAAGCCGGACGGCGCAGATCCCAACCCAACGATCGCCGTCGGCCGCGATTAACTGGCCGTCCGGACGGTACCAGCCCGCCTCGTAGACCCACTCGTTGAACTCCTCGAAGGACAGCCCGGGCCCGGTCCAACCCGGCACATCCCGGTCGGTGATCGCATTGACTTCGTAGAGTTTCCTGCGCGCCTCCCGCGTATCTCCGAAATCCGCAAGGGAGTGGATCCGCAGACCCGAAGCCGCATTGTCCGCGATGATCTGCGCAAAAGGTGATTCGTCGAAGTGTTCCAGATCCAGGCTCGACTGAAACAGATGCTGGTCGTTTACGAAACCCCGCCGCTTTGCGAAGGCCTGCGAAACGGCACAGTCGTCCCGGACCTCGCTGGTAACCGTGCCGGCGTTGTGGTGCTGAAGAAACGCCAGCATGTCCGCATACAATGCCGCGCCGATGCCCCGTCCGCGCCACTCCGGCGCGACCCCTGCCCATGCGTAGAACTGCCCTTCCGGATCCCAGGTCTCGTGAACCGACACCGCGTAGCCCACCACGGCATCGTCCTCGTTTACGGCGACCCGGCGATAGCTGATTCTGCCAGGCGCATCGTGGGTCAACCACTCGTGCACAGTCTCCACGGATACGGGATTCTGCTCGAAGGTATTGACGACGGAAGCGATGCCGGGTTCGTCGGTGGAGGGAAGGGCAGGGCGGAGGCGGAACATGAGATTGGACAAGTGGGTAGGAAGCTGAATTCCAGAAGCCTCGTGGGTAACCACTACACCAGCACCCCGGGCATGGGCTTGAACTGGCAGGCCTCGACGAAGACCTCGAAGAAGTCGGGGGTGGTCTCGAGTTCGACGTGCTCGATGTCCTTGACCAGCGCCTCCAGCTCCGCGCGGCGGGAGCGGGACAGGAGGATCTCCCGGGCACCCTGGACGGCGGCGTTGCCGACCTTGACGATGCGGTCCTCGGGCACGGGGGCGAGGAACCCGATGTCGATGGCGTTGCGCACGTCCACGTAGTTGGCGAAACCCCCGGCGAGGAAGAGGCGGTCCACGTCGCCGGGCGCGACGCCGAACGTGCGCAGCACGATGTACTGCCCGCAGTAGTTGGCGGCCTTGGCCTGGGCCAGGTTGCTTGCGTCCTGCCGGGACAGGGTGATGCCGGCCTCGGCCACAACGTCCACTTCGAACTGTTTCCGATCGGAAAACACGCCCTTCGGGCTCATCATGCCGTGGCGGCGCAGTTCGGCGAGGAGGTCGATCAGTCCGGAGCCGCAGATGCCCTGGGGCGCGGTATCGCCGATGGTGCTCCAGGCAAACCGCCCGTCTTCCCATTTCAGCGATTCGATGGCGCCCTCGTAGCCCGGCATGCCGTACTGGATGCCGCCGCCCTCGAAGGCCGGTCCGGCGGGGCACGAAGCCGTGATCATGCGCCCGTTACCCGCCACGACCACCTCGGTGTTGGTGCCCACGTCCACAAGCATGGATACGCCAGGCTGCGCGGCCAGTTCGACGGTAGCCAGATCGGCCGCCACGTCGCCGCCCACGTGGCTGGCGATGAGGGGCATACCGTAGACCCGGGCCTTCGGATTAGCCCGGAGCCCCAGGCGGCGGGTGCCGATGGTGAGCGCCGTAGTCTCCCGCTCGCCCGCGAGGTATTCGTTTTCGATTTGTGACTTGTAGGGCTTCTGGCCGATGCTCTGCACGTCGAGCCGGAAGAAGAGGTCCCGCATGGTGGAATTGCCCGCGACGACGATCTCGTAGATCTCCTGCCGTGCGGTTCCCGTGCGCTCGCACCAGTCCATGATCTCGTGATTGACGGCGTTGATGATGGCGTTCCAGAGTTCGTCCTCGAAGGCGCCGTCGTAGGAAATCCGGTGCATCACGTCGCTGCCGCCGAAGCGCTGGGGGTTCTCGAAGGAGCAGACGTGGACGCTCTTGCCGGTCTCGAGGTCTACAAAGTCCATGACCACCGTGGTCGTGCCCAGGTCGATCGCGAGCCCGTAGACGTGTCCGCGGTACTGGTCCACCTGTTCGCCGTCGTAGAAGACGTCATCTCCCCGCCTGGTGACCATGGGGTCGAGCGGCGTGTCTTTTTCTTCGGTAACGGTCAGGATCTTGGGCGTGCGGCGCAGGGGTGCGAAGGCGACGTCCACGTTCGGGTCGATGACGCGGGCCTGGCAGGCGAGGCGATAGTTCTCCCGCAGGAAGGACTCCGGCTTCGTCCGGGGCGCCAGGCCTTCCATCCCCTGCTGTATTTCCACGATGCACTCGTGGCAGATTCCGTTGCGGAAGCAGGACGTAGGCACCTGCACGGCGAGGTCGTCGGCGTAGTCGAAGATGGACTTGCCGATGACCGCGGGCCGGGTCGTCGTGCCGTCGGTCACCGATCCGCCAGCTGGATCCGCGGCCGGATCCGCTGATATGTCCAAAGGCGCTTCCTCCGTCTCCCAGGCGCTGCGGTAGTCGAGCTTGTCGTCGCCGCCGCATACGAGCAGTCCGCCGGCTTCCCGGGGCTTGCGCTGGTTGCGGCACCCGAACCGGGCGGTGCATTCGTCGAAACGGTTCTTGTAGGGGCAGCGGTAGGTGGCCTGCTCGGTCGCGTGGGCCATCATGTCCTTGAAGATGGCCGTAATGCGGTCCAGCCGCTCCTGGTACGCCGCCTTGTCGATCTTTTTCATGGGAGAATTCTGGGGAGGTTGCCGGTGCTCAGGCTTCCTGTTCCTGCTTGAGCTCTACGAGGAGACGCTGGGCCAGTTCCACGCAGCCCACCGCGTCCTCGGCGGTGCCGTCGGCGCCCATGTCGTCGGCGAACTCCTGGGTGACCGATGCGCCGCCCACCATGATCTTGACGTCCTCCCGCATGTCGTTGTCGATGAAGGCGTCAATGGTCTTGCCCATGTTGGGCATGGTCGTGGTGAGCAGGGCCGACATGCCCAGCAGGGGCGCTTCATACTCCTCCACCGCGTCCATGAACTCGTCCTCGGAGGTGTCCACCCCCAGGTCGTGGACCACGAACCCGGCGCCGCGCAACATCATGATGCACAGGTTCTTGCCGATGTCGTGGAGGTCACCCTTGACCGTGCCCATTATGACGGTGCCGACGGGTTGGATGCCCGATGCGGAGAGGATGGGTTCGATGTGGGCCATCCCGGCCTTCATGGCCCGGGCGCAGGCGAGGACTTCCGGGACGAAGATGAAGTTCTCCCGGAACTTGATGCCCACGACGCTCATGCCGGCGATCAGGCCGTCGTCCATCACCTCCAGCGCCTCGACCCCGCCGTCCAGGGCCGCCCGGGTCAGCGTGTCGACCGTCCCGTTGTCCCCATCGATGAGGGCCGCGGAGATCTCCTGCATGGCGGGCGTCGCCCGAGCGAAAGCGTCGATGATCCGCGTCCGCTCGTTGGGCCTTTCGATGAACTCTTCTATTTCGTCCTTCAGAAAGTCGTTGGCGATATCGTTTAGTGCTGCCATGCGCTCCTGTCCGGTCCTCCCGGTTTCATGCCGTGTGAGCCTTGTGCCAGTCCTTCACCGCCTGCGGGATCGCCTTCAGGTTCTCGACGGACGCCTGCAGGGGCACCGCGCACTCCGGTCCCACCATATGAATACCATGTTCCAGGTTCTGGCAGACTTCCTGGCCCACTTCTTCGGGTCCTCGAGCGAAAAGCGTCTCGGGATTGTTGATGTTGCCCACGAGAGCGATCTTGCCGTCCACGGCCTCCATGGACTCCTCGGGCTTGTTCTTCGAATCGAAATGAAAGGCCGCGAAGCCGGTCTCCGAGATGTAGCCCATGCGGTCCACGGTGCGCCCGCAGATGTGCATGATCAGCGGGATGGGAATCCGTTCGGCCATCTCGATGTGCAGGTCCCGCAGGAAGCGGCGGTAGTATTCGCCGCTCACCAGGTCGCCCGTGGCATGATCCGGCAGGGTCAGGGCGTCGGCCCCGGCCTCGATCTGCGCGATGCCGAATTCCACCGTGGCTTCCTTCATGCGGTCCAGGGCGAGATGGGTCCTGCCGGGGTCGTCGAGGGACATGAGCAGGAAGGGTTCCACGCCGAAGCAGTGGTATCCCAGGGACCAGGGCCCCATGGTCTTCCCGATGACCGCCACCTCGTCGCCGTATTCCTTCTTGAGCTTGCTGATGGCGTCGAGGACGCACTTCGTGTCCCGGTGCGTCAGGAAATCCGAAGGGAGCTTGATATCGTCCACGTCGGTCCAGATGGGCTCGCGCATCTTGACCGTGGGCCAGTTGTCCTTCTGCTCCCACTGGATCTTGCAGCCCAGCGCGGAGGACTCCTGGATGATGGTAAAGACCGGCATGATGGTGTCGAATCCGAGTTCCGTGTAGCTCGTGGCCGCCAGACGGGCCATGAGCTCCGGGTCCCGGTTGGCGTCCGGGAAAGGCGCGTCGACGAGATCCATCAGTTCCACCGTGGCGACGGACGTCGGGTTGCACACGGGCGTGCGGTCCACGGGCTCTCCCCGCAGTGCGGCGAGTACCCGGTCCCGGCCCTTCATCTGCTTGATGGTGTCTTCGCTCATGACTGTCTCCTCATCCTTCCTGCTGGCTCGGCGCGGCCAGGACGCCCCGGCTCGCGACGGCCTCCTGTTCGCGCAGGACGGCCCGGACGTTGGGCGCGCGGACCAGCAACAGCCCGACCAGGGCGTCGTGGACTTCTCCACAGGGGAAAGCCACCTGGTCCAGGGTGCCGCTTACCTCGTCCATCTCGGCCAGCTTCATCAGGCCGCCCGCGATGAAGGAGATGCGGCGGTCGCGGTCCTTTCCCTCGCCATGGGCCGTGACCCGGTAGACGCCGTCTCCCTCGCTCAGGACCTTGATCTGCAAGCCCGACTTCTTGTCCAGGATCTCCAGCGGCCGCGGTTCGACGGGGCCGGCCGAATCCAGTTTGCAGGCTTCGAGGAACACCCGCTTTACCGCCAGGTGGTGTGCATAGCCGCAGTGAAACCGCAGGCGCCCGCCGCCGGCCGGCTCCATGCCTCCGAGGACTTCCATGGCCTTCACCACGAAGGCGATCCGGTCCTCGACGCCTTCCCGCCGGCTGTAGGTGAATACCTGGTAGACCGGTCCCGTATCGTCCTGCTGGCGATACAGGCCGATCGAAATGTCGTCGAAATGGGGATCTAACGGAACCAGTTCGATGCGCCTGCCTATGTCGACCGTCTGTCCCAAATCCCTACCTCGTTCGTGGTTGGCCCTATCCTTTGTCGTAACCGTCTTCCAACTGCTTCAAAAGGGCTTCGGCCACCGCTTCGGCCTCTGCCTCCTCGCCGGTCCATTCCTGCTTGTCGGACCAGTGCCACTCGTCCAGGTAGGCGTCTGTGCCCGTCAGTCCGTCCCGCATGGCCACCCGGTCGATTTCCTGCTGGAACCAGTCTGGCATCTGGCGCGAAAGGGGCCGGCGGCCCCCACTTCGCCCTCCGTAGACGCGTACCTGCGCCGGGATGTCCCGCCAGTACAGTACCTGGTAAACCGCCATGCCGACCGATCCCGTGCTCAGGCCACAAGCGCTTCGTTTACGCTGCCGCAGGCCGTCCGTCGGCACGCTGCTTCCGTGTGCTCATGCCGCCCCGTTCATCGCCTCGCGAAAGGCGCGGATGTGGGCGACACCCGTGCCGCAGCATCCGCCGATGAAATAGGCGCCGGCCTCGAGGAGTTCCGGTATGTAGGCGGCCATCTGTTCCGGAGTGTTGTCGTAGTAGGTCCGGTGTTGATCGTCGAGCCGGGCCCTGCCCGCGTTCGGATAGGCCATCATGCGTCTCGGCGTCTCCCCCCGGGCCTCCATGGCGCGCTTCAATTGGCCGATTCCGTTGATGGCGTAAGGCATCCCCGTGTGCTCGTCGCGCCGGGACTCGGCGCCGCAGTTGAGTCCGACGACCTGCACGTGATCGAGCAGGTCGCGTCCGCCGGACTGCGCGCCTCCCAGGCCGGCCGCAAGGATCTCCAGGAGATTGGCCGCCGAATGGCCCCAGTCTGTCTTGTAAATGACCTCGCCCGTGGCACGGTCCTTCGTATACTTGTACGTCTGGTTCACGGCAATCGGCAGATCGAACTGCCTCAGTACGTCGACGGCCAGGGCCGCCTCGTTGGCGGAGAACATGGTCTCGACGCAGAAGAAATCCACGCCGCCCTCCGCGAGCGTCGTGCCCACACGCTCGTGGGCGTCCCGCGCAATGCTGTTCGCGATGCCGAACTCCGTGTCGCCGCTGTCGGCCTCGATGGCGCCCGGCAAGGGACCGATGGAACCGGCGAGGTACACGTCCCTTCCGCTGCGTTCGATGGCGGCCCGGGCATGCTCCACGGACAATCGGATCAGCCCGTCGGATTCCGAGGCATCCTTGCCGGCCATTTCGAGATGGGGAAAAGACGCCACGAACGTGTTCGTGCCAATCGCTTCCGAGCCTGCTTCAATATAGTCGAAATGGATGTCCCTGACAATGTCGGGGTACAGCTCGTTGGCCAGCGCGCTGTTGGCCAGCTCGATGCCGCGGGCGAAGAGTTCGGTGCCGAAACCGCCGTCGTAGAGGAGGGGGCGGTCGTCGGCGATGCGTTCAAGAAAAGATATCATGCGGTATGCTCCGGAAGACCAGTCCGTCCGCTACCGGCGCCTGTAGACTGCCGCCGCGGCTCAGGGCGCCTCGAAGGACACCTGCTCGCGGGTGCGCAGTTCCATCGGCCGAAGCGCATGGTAGATGAATTCGTTGACCGGCGTGGGCACGCCCGCGTCCCTTCCCATGCGGACCAGCGCGCCGGTCTGGGCCTCCAGTTCCGAGAACCGTTCTTCCATGATGTCCCGCTGCATGGAGGCGGTACCGCCGTATTCCACACTGTCCAGGATGGCCAGGGTCTGGGCCACGATGTCTTCCGGGAGGTTGACCTCCAGGGCGGTGGCCACCTGGTGGATTTCCTCCATGGCCGTCTCGAGGAGATGCCGCGTCCCGGGCTGGCTGCGGACGACGCCGATCGGCGCGCGGGTCACGCCGCCGATCCCGCTCCACGAGGCGATGAGGATGTACTTGCGCCACATGGCGGCCTGAATGTCCGCCGGAGTGTCGACGATGAGTCCCCTGGTGCCTTCGAAGGCCCGTCGCAGCCGGTCGACCCGTTCACTGGGCCGGTTGTCCCATTCGCCGAAATTGACGAAGGGTTCGTAGGCGACGTGCCGGATGAGACCCGGTTCTGCGATGAACGAGACGATCCCGCATACGCCGCCGAGTACGTGACGCCAGCCGAATTCCTTTGCGAGTTGCTCCGGGGTCTCCACCCCGTTTTCCATGGGCAGAATGCAGGTGTCCGGGCCGAGCAGGGGCCGGAGACCGTCGAGTGCGTCGGGCACCTGCCAGCACTTGACGCAGAGCATGACGACGTCCACGTCTCCGGCCTGCCTGGAATCTCCGATGGCCTCGATGGAGGGCAGCGTAAAGTCGCCCTTGGTGCTTTCCACGCGGAGACCGTCCCGCTGAAGGGCTTCCAGGTGCTCGCCGCGCGCGATGAAAACGACCTCTTCCCCCGCCTCGGCAAGCCGTCCGCCGTAATAACCGCCTACGCCTCCTGTACCGAATACCGCAATGCGCACATGTGCCTCCGCTGGTCCGGGAATCCCGGTCGATGAATCTATTGCCTTATGACGCCTTCCATATGACGCCGCGCCAGGTCGTTAGCCGCCTTCGACTCCGGTCCGGCGCCGTCAAGCAAGCAGGCCAATATAATGGAATGAAGTTCGGGAGATCAACTGCTTTTCGAGCGTTTTGGCAGGAGACTACGGCCAGCGTGACGCACGGAGAACAACGCGCTCGCCCCGCGGTTACGTCACGACCCGCCGCGGTTACGTCAACCCCCGCCGCGCTCGAGGACGAAGGCTTCCATGGCGTAGTACTGGGGAAAGCCCAGCTTGTCGAGACGCCGGGCCGTGTGGGTGTTGCGGTCCTGCACCCGCTCCCAGAATTCCCGGTCGTCGTAAGCGCCGGGGAACATGGCGGTGTCCTTCTGGGATTCGTGCCGGAAGATGGCCTGGATCTTGCGCTGGAGGTCTTCATAAGAAAGGGGGATGAAAACGTCCGCCTCGTCCACTTCCCACTCCTGCCAGGCGCCCCGGTAGAGCCATACGTCCGGGTCCGTCCGGTCATAGACGGCGAGGGCCTGGTCGATGACCTCCTTGCACATGCGGTGGGTGCCGTGGGGATCGGAAAGGTCTCCCGCGACGAAGACGACTTCGGGACGGATGTCGTTCAGCAGGTCGAGGACGATCCCCACGTCTTCTTCGCCGATGGGAAGCTTCTTCACCTGGCCGGTCTTGTAGAAGGGCAAGTCCAGGAACCGGGTCTTTTCCGGCGGGATGTCGAGCGTCGAAGCCGCCGCGATGGCTTCGGACCGGCGGATGTTGGTCTTGATGACCTGGACTTCGGGGATGTCCACCTGGCCGGCCTGTTTCGTCTCGATGAAGGAC carries:
- a CDS encoding dihydroorotase family protein, with amino-acid sequence MASTFDLLVTDGLVVNHDDVTAATVAVRDGRIAGVLEPDARPDSAQQISAKGLHVLPGLIDPHVHLRSPGHEEREDPVSGTSAAAAGGITTLLEMPISPVAASSAEGLRTRGEAIGAQSLIDFGLYGAAGHQNVDLIAEVAEAGAVAFKTFLTAPPTHREGEFFGLWCLDYSLLRDVMAATAATGLRHSFHCENWPMIETLIAWLSAQGRNDGLAHAESRPSIVEDTSVAMMMSLAAEAGGPVEVVHLSSPRAAQMVKEAKARGLDVIAETCPQYLFLTDQVLAAHRGFAKCNPALRPAEEVEALWSYLHDGTLEFVGSDHSPFRPEEKEGEDIFAIPPGLPGLESMAPLMLTAVNDGRLSITDLVRLMSTRQAEIFRLPGKGRIAIGNDADLTFVDLDARWTFDRNQCFTKARDVMRIVHGMPMKGRVRRTMVRGETVYEDGRITGRPGYGRWLKPN
- a CDS encoding dihydrodipicolinate synthase family protein; translation: MAVPDPRGVYTIAPTPFEEDGSLDTGSLSTLTNFLIDLGIDGITVLGVMGETSKLVEAERDRVIAGVVEAAAGRIPVCAGTSHTGTDGCVALSRRAEELGASSLMVAPSKLAKGTDEALLAHYLKVADAVSIPLVIQDHPTSSGVQMSIDFIATVADRSPQCRFLKLEEEPSPRKASQVLAANPDVEIFGGLGGVMLLEELRHGCMGTMTGFAYPDILKDIHTKYMSGDLDGATETFYRYCPLIRFEGQPGIGLSIRKNVYQRRGAIKTARARQPYVPLDDGTLADLNDLLTRLGLE
- a CDS encoding zinc-binding dehydrogenase, which codes for MGMSKKKPPTMKRVIKPEGLHRIEIEEVPIPDPGPGEIRIKAACSLISRGSELGGRYTREHAVSPDIMGYSMAGTVDALGEGVEHLETGDRVVALAPHAQYVVRPARLVFPWDQTVVMPMPADLSFDRAPYYPLTAGAVTWVEVEDIQPQDTVVVLGQGLVGNLILQVIKANGVGRTVAVDALANRCAMAAECGADTVINAREEDPVRAVKRLTNGLGADIVVYAVGGPAGPVAFGQGLDMLALGGLMHLIGLYEDQPLSLPSNKIQGRKLLGGYFRTRAGARQSRRAMELLASGAIRTDRMTTHRFHWRQAADAFALLYQKPGEALGVLLDWRD
- a CDS encoding PH domain-containing protein — its product is MSILNAVMGNASEVEVEEMEKEFSQILIEEEKLVRVFKLVRDLFAFTDRRLILVDKQGISGRKTEYHSIPYKSITHFSFETAGRVDLDSEMKVWISGNELPVKKEFKKGIDVTDVQRTLAKFTLD
- a CDS encoding mRNA-degrading endonuclease — its product is MATPSYVPVRGEIVWIYSRSGKGTYLPSGRPAVTVSPEAYNRRSGLALFCPITDEEKGYPFEVSIPGGLAATGIILADQLESVDWRSGTVVRICTLPAEAMDDVLRKAAALLDEEDRS
- a CDS encoding AbrB/MazE/SpoVT family DNA-binding domain-containing protein, translated to MKSRIKKWGNSLALRIPKPVAVQMGVRDDSPVVLMLRGKELTLVPLERTRFKLPDLLPGISKRNLHGRISIGSHR
- a CDS encoding GNAT family N-acetyltransferase — its product is MFRLRPALPSTDEPGIASVVNTFEQNPVSVETVHEWLTHDAPGRISYRRVAVNEDDAVVGYAVSVHETWDPEGQFYAWAGVAPEWRGRGIGAALYADMLAFLQHHNAGTVTSEVRDDCAVSQAFAKRRGFVNDQHLFQSSLDLEHFDESPFAQIIADNAASGLRIHSLADFGDTREARRKLYEVNAITDRDVPGWTGPGLSFEEFNEWVYEAGWYRPDGQLIAADGDRWVGICAVRLYPEVGQAFNVHTGVIRSYRRRNIALALKLAAIRYARSQCARSISTHNDSTNSPMLALNRKLGYVPEPGRYTLRKTIK
- a CDS encoding DUF4445 domain-containing protein; translated protein: MKKIDKAAYQERLDRITAIFKDMMAHATEQATYRCPYKNRFDECTARFGCRNQRKPREAGGLLVCGGDDKLDYRSAWETEEAPLDISADPAADPAGGSVTDGTTTRPAVIGKSIFDYADDLAVQVPTSCFRNGICHECIVEIQQGMEGLAPRTKPESFLRENYRLACQARVIDPNVDVAFAPLRRTPKILTVTEEKDTPLDPMVTRRGDDVFYDGEQVDQYRGHVYGLAIDLGTTTVVMDFVDLETGKSVHVCSFENPQRFGGSDVMHRISYDGAFEDELWNAIINAVNHEIMDWCERTGTARQEIYEIVVAGNSTMRDLFFRLDVQSIGQKPYKSQIENEYLAGERETTALTIGTRRLGLRANPKARVYGMPLIASHVGGDVAADLATVELAAQPGVSMLVDVGTNTEVVVAGNGRMITASCPAGPAFEGGGIQYGMPGYEGAIESLKWEDGRFAWSTIGDTAPQGICGSGLIDLLAELRRHGMMSPKGVFSDRKQFEVDVVAEAGITLSRQDASNLAQAKAANYCGQYIVLRTFGVAPGDVDRLFLAGGFANYVDVRNAIDIGFLAPVPEDRIVKVGNAAVQGAREILLSRSRRAELEALVKDIEHVELETTPDFFEVFVEACQFKPMPGVLV